In a single window of the Pandoraea pulmonicola genome:
- a CDS encoding RsmB/NOP family class I SAM-dependent RNA methyltransferase, protein MRGDRLSPALFEHTQMLLGSVLKFTGPADTLVSTYFRANAKLGHRERGVLAETVFAILRRKLEFGQHATSGSGPLERRLALLGLAFTRGIASVELVATPEEAAWLEHVGQIDPASLAVRVRTNLPEWLYERLAKRFDAQELEVLAAALNQPAPLDCRVNVVKASRDDVLAQLRADGFSAEPTPFAPNGIRLAGKPALQKHPLFISGAIEVQDEGSQLLCQLVAPRRGEMIVDFCAGAGGKTLAIGAQMRSTGRLYAFDVSEKRLAKLKPRLARSGLSNVYPVMIDSENDSKIKRLAGKIDRVLVDAPCSGLGTLRRNPDLKWRQSPQSVEELTQKQASILASAARLVKPGGRLVYATCSLLTEENGAIAEAFAAAHPEFVLLPANELLASQKIALDTGKYLELLPNRHATDGFFAAVFERRSA, encoded by the coding sequence ATGCGAGGCGACCGTCTGTCGCCCGCCCTGTTCGAGCACACCCAGATGCTGCTCGGCAGCGTGCTCAAGTTCACCGGTCCGGCCGACACGCTCGTGAGCACGTATTTCCGCGCCAACGCCAAGCTGGGCCACCGCGAGCGCGGCGTGCTCGCCGAGACGGTCTTCGCCATCCTGCGTCGCAAGCTTGAATTCGGTCAGCACGCCACGAGCGGCTCGGGGCCGCTGGAGCGTCGTCTGGCGCTGCTCGGACTGGCGTTCACGCGCGGCATCGCATCGGTGGAGCTGGTCGCCACGCCCGAAGAGGCCGCCTGGCTCGAACACGTCGGCCAGATCGATCCGGCCAGTCTTGCCGTGCGCGTGCGGACCAACTTGCCGGAATGGCTCTACGAACGTCTGGCCAAGCGGTTCGACGCGCAGGAGCTCGAAGTGCTCGCCGCCGCCCTGAATCAACCCGCGCCGCTCGACTGCCGCGTGAACGTGGTCAAGGCGAGCCGCGACGACGTGCTGGCGCAGCTGCGCGCGGACGGTTTCTCGGCCGAACCGACGCCTTTCGCGCCGAACGGCATCCGTCTGGCGGGCAAGCCCGCATTGCAGAAGCATCCGCTCTTCATATCGGGCGCCATCGAAGTGCAGGACGAAGGCAGCCAGTTGCTGTGCCAGCTCGTGGCGCCGCGTCGCGGCGAGATGATCGTCGACTTCTGCGCCGGCGCGGGTGGCAAGACGCTCGCCATCGGTGCGCAGATGCGCTCCACGGGCCGTCTGTATGCCTTCGACGTGTCGGAAAAGCGGTTGGCCAAGCTCAAGCCGCGTCTCGCGCGTAGCGGACTGTCGAACGTCTACCCGGTCATGATCGACAGCGAGAACGACAGCAAGATCAAGCGGCTGGCGGGCAAGATCGACCGCGTGCTCGTCGACGCGCCGTGCAGCGGGCTCGGCACGTTGCGCCGCAACCCGGATCTCAAGTGGCGTCAGTCGCCGCAGTCGGTCGAGGAGCTCACGCAGAAGCAGGCGTCGATCCTCGCGAGCGCGGCGCGGCTGGTCAAACCGGGCGGCCGTCTCGTGTACGCTACGTGCAGCCTGTTGACGGAGGAGAACGGCGCGATCGCCGAGGCGTTTGCCGCGGCGCATCCGGAGTTCGTACTGCTGCCGGCGAACGAGTTGCTGGCCTCGCAGAAGATCGCCCTCGACACGGGCAAGTATCTCGAATTGCTACCGAACCGCCACGCGACCGACGGCTTCTTTGCCGCCGTGTTCGAGCGCCGTTCGGCCTGA